Proteins co-encoded in one Hyla sarda isolate aHylSar1 chromosome 4, aHylSar1.hap1, whole genome shotgun sequence genomic window:
- the LOC130267529 gene encoding histone H2A type 1, with translation MSGRGKQGGKVRAKAKTRSSRAGLQFPVGRVHRLLRKGNYAERVGAGAPVYLAAVLEYLTAEILELAGNAARDNKKTRIIPRHLQLAVRNDEELNKLLGGVTIAQGGVLPNIQAVLLPKKTESSKAAKSK, from the coding sequence ATGTCTGGAAGAGGAAAGCAAGGAGGGAAGGTTCGGGCCAAGGCAAAGACCCGCTCATCCCGGGCAGGACTCCAGTTCCCTGTCGGTCGTGTGCACAGGCTCCTCCGCAAAGGGAACTACGCCGAGAGGGTGGGCGCCGGTGCTCCGGTCTACCTGGCCGCTGTGCTGGAGTATTTAACCGCTGAGATCCTGGAATTGGCCGGTAATGCCGCCCGGGACAACAAGAAGACCCGCAtcatcccccgtcacctgcagctggccgtgcgcaatgacgaggagcTGAACAAGCTGCTGGGTGGGGTGACCATCGCCCAGGGAGGCGTCCTGCCCAACATCCAGGCCGTGCTGCTGCCCAAGAAGACCGAGAGCAGCAAAGCGGCCAAGAGCAAGTGA